Proteins from one Phocoena sinus isolate mPhoSin1 chromosome 8, mPhoSin1.pri, whole genome shotgun sequence genomic window:
- the LTBP3 gene encoding latent-transforming growth factor beta-binding protein 3 isoform X5: MPGPRGAAGGLAPEMRGAGAAGLLALLLLLLLLLLLGPGGGAEGGPAGERGAGGGGALARERFKVVFAPVICKRTCLKGQCRDSCQQGSNMTLIGENGHSTDTLTGSGFRVVVCPLPCMNGGQCSSRNQCLCPPDFTGRFCQVPAGGTGGGTGGSGPGLGRAGALSTGALPPLAPEGESVASKHAIYAVQVIADPPGPGEGPPAQHAAFLVPLGPGQISAEGTRQRADPVQAPPPVVNVRVHHPPEASVQVHRIEGPNAEGPAPSQHLLPHPKHPHPRPPTQKPLGRCFQDTLPKQPCGSNPLPGLTKQEDCCGSIGTAWGQSKCHKCPQLQYTGVQKPGPVRGEVGTDCPQGYKRLNSTHCQDINECAMPGMCRHGDCLNNPGSYRCVCPPGHSLGPSRTQCIADKPEEKSLCFRLVSPEHQCQHPLTTRLTRQLCCCSVGKAWGTRCQRCPADGTAAFKEICPAGKGYHILTSHQTLTIQGESDFSLFLHPDGPPKPQQLPESPSRAPPPEDTEEERGVSTDSPVIEEQSSQQSHPTVTTSPARPYPELISRPSPPWFLPDLPPSRSAVEIAPTQVTETDECRLNQNICGHGECVPGPSDYSCHCNPGYRSHPQHRYCVDVNECEAEPCGAGRGICMNTGGSYNCHCNRGYRLHVGAGGRSCVDLNECAKPHLCGDGGFCINFPGHYKCNCYSGYRLKTSRPPVCEDIDECRDPSSCPDGKCENKPGSFKCIACLPGYRSQGGGACRDVNECAEGSPCSPGWCENLPGSFRCTCAQGYAPAPDGRSCLDVDECEAGDVCDNGICTNTPGSFQCQCLSGYHLSRDRSHCEDIDECDFPAACIGGDCINTNGSYRCLCPQGHRLVGGRKCQDIDECSQDPGLCLPHGACENLQGSYVCVCDEGFMPTQDQHGCEEVEQPHHKKECYLNFDDTVFCDSVLATNVTQQECCCSLGAGWGDHCEIYPCPVYSSAEFHSLCPDGKGYTQDNNIVNYGIPTHRDIDECILFGAEICKEGKCVNTQPGYECYCKQGFYYDGNLLECVDVDECLDESNCRNGVCENTRGGYRCACTPPAEYSPAQRQCLSPEEMERAPERRDVCWSQRGEDGMCAGPLAGPALTFDDCCCRQGRGWGAQCRPCPPRGAGSHCPMSQSESNSFWDASPLLLGKPPREEDSSEEDSDECRCVSGRCVPRPGGAVCECPGGFQLDASRARCVDIDECRELNQRGLLCKSERCVNTSGSFRCVCKAGFARSRPHGACVPQRRR; the protein is encoded by the exons TGGTGTGCCCTCTGCCCTGCATGAACGGCGGCCAGTGCTCCTCCCGAAACCAGTGCCTGTGTCCCCCGGACTTCACCGGTCGCTTCTGCCAGGTGCCTGCTGGAGGAACCGGCGGGGGCACTGGCGGCTCAGGCCCTGGGCTTGGTCGCGCTGGGGCCCTGTCCACAGGCGCGCTGCCTCCCCTGGCTCCGGAAGGCGAGTCTGTGGCCAGCAAGCACGCCATCTACGCGGTCCAGGTGATCGCCGATCCGCCGGGGCCCGGGGAGGGGCCCCCTGCCCAGCATGCAGCCTTCCTGGTGCCCCTCGGGCCAGGACAGATCTCAGCGGAAGGTACCAGGCAACGGGCAGACCCCG TGCAGGCCCCACCCCCTGTGGTGAACGTGCGTGTCCACCACCCGCCCGAGGCCTCCGTCCAGGTGCACCGCATCGAAGGGCCCAATGCCGAGGGCCCGGCCCCCTCCCAGCACCTGCTGCCGCACCCCAAGCACCCGCATCCTCGGCCACCCACCCAGAAGCCCCTGGGCCGCTGCTTCCAGGACACGCTGCCCAAGCAACCC TGTGGCAGCAATCCTCTCCCCGGCCTCACCAAGCAGGAGGACTGCTGTGGAAGCATCGGCACAGCCTGGGGCCAGAGCAAGTGCCACAAGTGCCCCCAGCTGCAGT ACACAGGGGTGCAGAAGCCAGGGCCTGTACGTGGGGAGGTGGGCACTGACTGCCCCCAGGGCTACAAGAGGCTCAACAGCACACACTGCCAGG ACATCAATGAGTGCGCGATGCCAGGCATGTGTCGCCATGGTGACTGCCTCAACAACCCTGGCTCCTATCGCTGTGTCTGCCCACCTGGCCATAGCTTGGGCCCCTCCCGCACACAGTGCATTG CGGACAAGCCAGAGGAGAAGAGCCTATGTTTCCGCCTGGTCAGCCCTGAGCACCAGTGCCAGCACCCGCTGACCACGCGCCTCACCCGCCAACTCTGCTGCTGCAGTGTTGGCAAGGCCTGGGGCACCAGGTGCCAGCGCTGCCCAGCTGATGGCACTG CTGCCTTCAAGGAGATCTGTCCAGCTGGGAAGGGGTACCACATCCTCACCTCCCACCAGACGCTCACCATTCAGGGTGAAAGTGACTTCTCCCTTTTCCTGCACCCTGATGGGCCACCCAAGCCCCAGCAGCTCCCTGAGAGCCCCAGCCGGGCACCACCACCTGAggacacagaggaagagagag GGGTGAGCACAGACTCA CCAGTGATCGAAGAGCAGTCCTCGCAGCAGAGCCACCCGACTGTCACCACATCTCCTGCCCGGCCCTACCCTG AGCTGATCTCCCGGCCCTCACCGCCCTGGTTCCTGCCCGACTTGCCCCCGTCCCGAAGTGCGGTAGAGATCGCCCCTACTCAGGTCACAG AGACGGACGAGTGCCGACTGAACCAGAACATCTGTGGCCACGGGGAGTGCGTCCCTGGACCCTCGGACTATTCCTGCCATTGTAACCCGGGCTACCGGTCGCATCCGCAGCACCGCTACTGCGTGG ACGTGAACGAGTGCGAGGCGGAGCCGTGCGGCGCCGGGAGGGGAATCTGCATGAACACCGGCGGCTCCTACAACTGCCACTGCAACCGCGGCTACCGCCTGCACGTCGGCGCCGGGGGGCGCTCGTGCGTGG ACCTGAACGAGTGTGCCAAGCCCCACCTGTGCGGCGACGGTGGCTTCTGCATCAACTTTCCCGGTCACTACAAGTGCAACTGCTACTCCGGTTACCGGCTCAAAACCTCTCGACCGCCCGTGTGCGAAG ACATCGACGAGTGCCGAGACCCTAGCTCCTGCCCAGATGGCAAATGCGAGAACAAACCTGGGAGCTTCAAGTGCATTGCCTGTCTGCCTGGCTACCGCAGCCAGGGGGGCGGGGCCTGCCGCG ACGTGAACGAGTGCGCCGAGGGCAGCCCCTGCTCTCCCGGCTGGTGCGAGAACCTCCCGGGCTCCTTCCGCTGCACGTGCGCCCAGGGCTATGCGCCCGCGCCGGACGGCCGCAGTTGCCTGG ATGTGGATGAGTGTGAGGCTGGGGACGTGTGTGACAACGGCATCTGCACCAACACGCCAGGCTCCTTCCAGTGTCAGTGCCTCTCTGGCTACCATCTGTCAAGGGACCGGAGCCACTGTGAGG ACATTGATGAGTGTGACTTTCCCGCAGCCTGCATTGGGGGTGATTGCATCAACACCAATGGCTCCTATCGATGTCTCTGTCCCCAGGGGCATCGGCTGGTAGGCGGCCGGAAGTGCCAAG ACATAGATGAGTGCAGCCAGGACCCGGGTCTGTGCCTTCCCCATGGGGCCTGTGAGAACCTGCAGGGCTCCTACGTTTGCGTCTGCGATGAAGGCTTCATGCCCACCCAGGACCAGCACGGCTGTGAGG aggTGGAGCAGCCCCACCACAAGAAGGAGTGCTACCTTAACTTCGATGACACCGTGTTCTGCGACAGTGTACTGGCCACCAATGTCACCCAGCAGGAGTGCTGCTGCTCCCTGGGGGCTGGCTGGGGAGACCACTGCGAGATCTATCCCTGCCCAGTCTACAGCTCAG CTGAGTTCCACAGCCTTTGCCCGGACGGGAAAGGCTACACCCAGGACAACAACATTGTCAACTATGGCATCCCAACCCACCGTG ACATCGACGAATGCATATTGTTTGGGGCGGAGATCTGCAAGGAGGGCAAGTGCGTGAACACGCAGCCCGGCTACGAGTGCTATTGCAAGCAAGGCTTCTACTACGACGGGAACCTGCTGGAATGCGTGG ACGTGGACGAGTGCTTGGACGAGTCTAACTGCCGGAATGGAGTGTGTGAGAACACGCGCGGTGGCTACCGCTGCGCCTGCACGCCCCCGGCCGAGTACAGCCCGGCGCAGCGCCAGTGTCTGAGCCCAGAGGAGATGG AGCGTGCCCCGGAGCGGCGGGACGTGTGCTGGAGCCAGCGCGGAGAGGACGGCATGTGTGCGGGCCCCCTGGCCGGGCCCGCCCTCACCTTCGACGACTGCTGCTGTCGCCAGGGCCGAGGTTGGGGAGCCCAGTGCCGCCCGTGCCCGCCGCGCGGCGCCG GGTCCCACTGCCCGATGTCGCAGAGTGAGAGCAATTCCTTCTGGGACGCGAGTCCCCTGCTGCTGGGAAAGCCCCCGCGAG AAGAAGACAGCTCGGAGGAGGATTCAGACGAGTGCCGCTGCGTGAGCGGCCGCTGTGTGCCTCGGCCGGGCGGCGCAGTGTGCGAGTGTCCTGGTGGCTTCCAGCTAGACGCCTCCCGCGCGCGCTGCGTCG ACATCGACGAGTGCCGAGAGCTGAACCAGCGCGGGCTACTATGCAAGAGCGAGCGCTGCGTGAACACGAGCGGTTCCTTCCGCTGCGTCTGCAAAGCTGGCTTCGCGCGCAGCCGCCCGCATGGAGCTTGCGTGCCCCAGCGCCGCCGCTGA